The Synechococcales cyanobacterium T60_A2020_003 genome window below encodes:
- a CDS encoding Uma2 family endonuclease: protein MTAYTIDLSPILTLTADQFDRLCEANPDVKFERTPAGELVIMSPTGGETGKTNAELIIDFGIWNRQAKLGIVFDSSTCFRIPGGGDRSPDVAWVEKSRWDALTPDERRKFPPLCPDFVLELRSPSDNLKTVQAKMQEYQTSGVRLGWLINPEDGQVEIYRPNQPVEVLQTPSELSGESVLPGFTLTLDWLWA from the coding sequence ATGACGGCGTACACCATCGACCTCAGCCCGATCCTCACCCTCACCGCAGACCAGTTCGACCGACTGTGTGAGGCCAACCCAGATGTCAAATTTGAACGCACTCCCGCAGGAGAACTGGTGATTATGTCGCCCACAGGCGGAGAAACCGGGAAAACCAACGCAGAATTGATCATCGATTTTGGGATTTGGAATCGTCAGGCGAAGCTCGGTATCGTATTTGACTCCTCAACCTGCTTTCGGATTCCCGGTGGGGGCGATCGCTCTCCTGATGTCGCCTGGGTGGAAAAATCCCGATGGGACGCCCTCACTCCCGACGAACGACGCAAGTTTCCGCCCCTTTGTCCGGATTTTGTGCTGGAACTGCGATCGCCCAGCGATAACCTCAAAACCGTTCAGGCGAAAATGCAGGAATATCAGACTAGCGGCGTTCGGTTAGGATGGCTGATCAATCCTGAGGATGGGCAAGTGGAAATTTACCGACCCAACCAACCCGTTGAAGTTCTACAAACCCCCAGCGAACTCTCCGGCGAATCGGTCTTACCCGGCTTCACCCTCACCCTAGACTGGCTCTGGGCATAA